A portion of the Deinococcus peraridilitoris DSM 19664 genome contains these proteins:
- a CDS encoding carbohydrate ABC transporter permease — protein MSAPGSALHRSPAAIWQFFSAAPYLLPALLVFVIFTYYPLGRVIYMSFTDADLLRPTPNFVGLANYKAMLLSADFWAIFRNTAIFGIGVTLIEVVLGMSLAFLMNAKTRVQGLVRGAVFTPVVVSIAATALIWNYLLNPTGGPVNDAIRSVGLPAPGWLADPSTALASLILIAVWKGVGLPAVLYLAGLQGIPRELEEAAVVDGANRWEIAWKIIVPMLAPTTALVFFISLAGTFQSYGLVLLMTQGGPVGATNLLGYYIYQNAFQYFQMGFASALSVTLFVILLVVGYVQLRIAERRVHYQ, from the coding sequence ATGAGTGCGCCCGGTTCTGCGCTACACCGCTCTCCTGCGGCAATCTGGCAGTTCTTCAGCGCCGCGCCGTATCTTCTGCCAGCGCTGCTGGTCTTTGTCATCTTTACGTACTACCCTCTGGGACGCGTCATCTACATGAGCTTCACGGACGCGGACCTGCTCAGGCCTACCCCGAACTTCGTCGGTCTGGCCAACTACAAAGCAATGCTGCTCAGTGCCGACTTCTGGGCAATTTTTCGCAACACGGCCATCTTCGGAATTGGCGTCACGTTGATCGAAGTCGTCCTTGGCATGAGCCTCGCTTTCCTGATGAACGCCAAAACACGCGTGCAGGGCCTGGTGCGAGGTGCCGTCTTCACGCCAGTCGTCGTCTCTATCGCCGCCACGGCGCTGATCTGGAATTATCTGCTCAACCCGACTGGTGGCCCCGTCAATGACGCGATCCGTTCGGTCGGTCTGCCCGCACCGGGCTGGCTCGCCGACCCGTCCACGGCACTCGCCAGCCTGATCCTCATCGCGGTCTGGAAGGGTGTCGGCTTGCCGGCCGTGCTGTACCTCGCGGGCCTGCAGGGAATTCCCCGTGAACTCGAAGAAGCCGCGGTCGTGGACGGCGCGAACCGTTGGGAAATCGCCTGGAAGATCATTGTTCCCATGCTCGCACCCACCACCGCGCTGGTGTTTTTCATCTCACTTGCCGGAACGTTCCAGTCGTACGGCCTCGTGCTGCTGATGACGCAGGGCGGGCCTGTGGGCGCGACCAACCTGCTCGGGTATTACATCTACCAAAATGCCTTCCAGTACTTTCAGATGGGCTTCGCGAGCGCGCTGTCCGTCACGCTGTTCGTGATTCTGCTGGTGGTCGGGTACGTTCAGCTCAGAATCGCAGAAAGGCGGGTGCACTACCAATGA
- a CDS encoding carbohydrate ABC transporter permease: protein MSRALDANTSHSTRNFRQRRRVSQWAQEILGVVVAGLFLIPLVWMLLAALKDPSEVFTGTLLPEKWMWQNFVKAWNTAPFARYLLNSLFVSGTVTFVVLLTSSMAGFAFSRLHFPGRQWLFLIALGTLMIPGDVLLIPNFITMREFGWVNSYQALIVPFLASGFGVFLMRQAFMRTPVELEDAARIDGAKPAQFLFRILMPLNGPSLSALGVLTFLGTYNALVWPFIAASREEVRTVQVGLASFNNLEVLNLPVILAATTIVVAPVLIVYAFAQKWFIESAASSGLKG from the coding sequence ATGAGCCGTGCATTGGATGCCAATACCAGTCACAGCACACGGAATTTCCGTCAACGGCGCCGCGTGTCGCAATGGGCGCAGGAAATCCTTGGTGTGGTCGTTGCCGGGCTGTTCCTCATTCCGCTGGTGTGGATGCTGCTCGCCGCCCTCAAGGATCCGAGTGAGGTGTTCACCGGCACACTCCTTCCCGAGAAGTGGATGTGGCAGAACTTCGTGAAAGCCTGGAACACCGCGCCTTTCGCACGGTACCTGCTGAATTCGCTTTTCGTTTCGGGTACGGTCACCTTCGTGGTGCTGCTGACCTCCAGCATGGCCGGCTTTGCCTTCTCCCGACTCCACTTTCCGGGTCGCCAGTGGCTCTTTCTGATCGCGCTGGGCACCCTGATGATTCCCGGGGACGTGCTGCTCATCCCGAACTTCATCACCATGCGCGAGTTCGGCTGGGTGAACAGCTACCAGGCGCTCATCGTTCCCTTTCTCGCCAGCGGCTTTGGGGTGTTCCTGATGCGCCAGGCCTTTATGCGCACTCCTGTCGAACTCGAAGACGCCGCCCGCATTGACGGCGCAAAGCCCGCGCAGTTCCTCTTTCGCATCCTGATGCCGCTCAACGGGCCCTCGCTCAGCGCCCTGGGCGTCCTGACCTTCCTCGGCACGTACAACGCCCTAGTGTGGCCGTTCATTGCCGCGTCCCGAGAGGAAGTCCGAACAGTGCAAGTCGGACTGGCCAGCTTCAACAACCTCGAAGTGCTCAATCTCCCCGTCATCCTCGCCGCCACCACCATTGTCGTGGCGCCGGTCCTGATCGTTTACGCCTTTGCTCAGAAGTGGTTCATCGAAAGCGCCGCCAGCAGCGGCCTGAAAGGATGA
- a CDS encoding ABC transporter substrate-binding protein, whose protein sequence is MKKRTLLALSLALGLGSQAFAATEITFLYGLGGPLGERVVEMVNAFNRSQNDVVVRAEHAGNYDLVLQKALAGIAAGQPAGDVLQLEVSLYTRLADAGQLADLSKMPGFMDQYNGLWGVFKNQAKRPSGYFASPWNNSVPVLYANQELLAKAGVRAIPKTWAEVRDAARKIKAATGVPAINMPADTWLLEAGLLSNGVELIKNGRLQLDQPGAIEVLTFWQDMMREGNVMMDGPNVAAEFASGRLAMRFGSVATRTELNQTVKFPFTAGPVPYFKTPGVTTGGAVLAIPKAVPTARQQAAWKFISWLNQPAQQATWIDKTFYLPVSRTTVSTPAFQTFLKSGKGLDAGYRQLPNAKPRPTAPNYPQVQADIVKALQELYLRNAPVEATMKNLADRTAPLFKDVK, encoded by the coding sequence ATGAAAAAACGTACCTTACTTGCGCTGTCCCTCGCCCTCGGTCTCGGTTCACAAGCGTTCGCCGCCACGGAAATCACCTTCCTGTACGGCCTGGGCGGTCCACTTGGTGAGCGCGTCGTCGAAATGGTCAACGCCTTCAACAGAAGCCAGAATGACGTGGTCGTACGTGCCGAGCACGCCGGCAACTACGATCTCGTGCTGCAAAAAGCCCTGGCGGGCATTGCCGCCGGGCAGCCCGCAGGTGACGTGCTGCAACTTGAGGTGTCACTGTACACCCGCCTCGCCGACGCGGGACAGCTGGCCGACCTCAGCAAGATGCCCGGCTTCATGGATCAGTACAACGGCCTGTGGGGCGTGTTCAAAAACCAGGCGAAACGTCCCAGCGGGTACTTTGCCAGCCCCTGGAACAACTCCGTGCCAGTGCTCTACGCCAACCAGGAACTGCTCGCCAAAGCCGGAGTACGGGCCATTCCAAAGACCTGGGCTGAGGTACGCGACGCCGCCCGGAAAATCAAAGCCGCGACGGGAGTGCCGGCCATCAACATGCCCGCAGATACCTGGCTGCTGGAGGCGGGGTTGCTGTCCAATGGTGTCGAGCTGATCAAAAACGGACGCCTGCAACTCGACCAGCCGGGCGCTATCGAGGTGCTGACGTTCTGGCAGGATATGATGCGTGAGGGCAACGTGATGATGGACGGCCCGAACGTCGCTGCGGAGTTCGCCTCAGGACGTCTGGCCATGCGCTTCGGGTCTGTTGCCACGCGCACCGAGCTCAACCAGACCGTCAAATTCCCATTCACTGCAGGCCCCGTGCCTTACTTCAAGACGCCGGGCGTCACCACCGGCGGCGCGGTCCTGGCCATTCCCAAGGCCGTTCCGACCGCGCGTCAGCAAGCTGCCTGGAAATTCATTTCCTGGCTCAATCAACCTGCCCAGCAAGCGACCTGGATTGACAAGACGTTCTACCTGCCCGTCAGCCGGACCACGGTCTCAACGCCTGCCTTCCAGACTTTCCTCAAGAGCGGTAAAGGACTGGACGCGGGGTACCGTCAGCTGCCGAACGCCAAACCACGGCCGACGGCCCCCAACTACCCCCAGGTTCAGGCGGATATTGTCAAGGCGTTGCAGGAACTCTACCTGCGTAATGCCCCCGTGGAGGCGACCATGAAGAACCTCGCGGACCGCACGGCGCCCCTGTTCAAAGACGTGAAGTAA
- a CDS encoding LacI family DNA-binding transcriptional regulator, with translation MNISELAEKLNLHASTVSRALNRPESVAEATRQRVIIAAQTYGYRPNGLARSLRTRQTSTLGLIVSDIRNPFYASLAKAIEDVARKNDFSVIISNANEDPRQEENALRLLEEKQVSAIIHCSTGANLEILRAMQERGVLILDLDRASGLDDVDQVLVNNRLGAALAARHLLELGHTRLATIAGPLHLTPGRERLEGFRLALEEAGLALPWELIEVGDFREASGYAATQRLLGLAQPPSALFVANNEMLAGALAALRDQGVRVPRDLSLVSFDDARWAQYTDPPLTVIAQPIDAMGTLAAKLLLRRLRDANAPSHHVLDPHLIIRASTRSLTP, from the coding sequence GTGAACATCAGTGAACTCGCCGAAAAACTCAACCTTCACGCGTCCACCGTCTCGCGCGCCCTCAACCGGCCCGAAAGCGTCGCAGAAGCCACGCGTCAGCGCGTGATCATTGCTGCACAGACCTATGGTTACCGTCCCAACGGCCTGGCCCGCTCCCTGCGCACCCGTCAGACCAGCACGCTCGGCTTGATCGTCTCCGACATCCGCAATCCCTTTTACGCCTCGCTGGCCAAAGCGATTGAGGACGTCGCGCGCAAGAACGACTTCAGCGTCATCATCAGCAATGCCAACGAAGACCCGCGGCAGGAAGAAAACGCGCTGCGTCTTCTGGAAGAAAAGCAGGTCAGTGCCATCATTCACTGCTCCACGGGCGCCAACCTCGAAATCCTGAGGGCGATGCAGGAGCGAGGAGTCCTGATCCTCGATCTTGACCGCGCGTCCGGGCTCGATGACGTCGATCAGGTCCTCGTCAACAACCGCCTGGGGGCAGCACTCGCCGCTCGACATCTGCTCGAACTCGGACACACCCGCCTCGCGACCATCGCCGGTCCCCTGCACCTCACGCCCGGACGCGAACGGCTGGAGGGGTTCCGCCTGGCCCTGGAAGAAGCCGGGCTGGCCCTGCCGTGGGAACTGATCGAAGTCGGTGATTTCCGCGAAGCCTCCGGTTACGCGGCCACGCAGCGTCTGCTGGGTCTTGCGCAGCCTCCCTCCGCGCTCTTTGTTGCGAACAACGAAATGCTGGCGGGCGCCCTGGCGGCCCTGCGCGATCAAGGCGTGCGCGTACCCCGCGACCTGTCGCTGGTGTCCTTCGATGACGCGCGCTGGGCGCAGTACACCGATCCACCCCTCACGGTCATCGCGCAGCCCATCGACGCCATGGGCACCCTGGCCGCCAAACTGCTGCTGCGGCGCCTTCGGGACGCCAACGCGCCCTCACACCACGTGCTCGATCCACACCTGATCATCCGCGCTTCCACCCGGTCCCTCACGCCCTGA
- a CDS encoding glycoside hydrolase family 172 protein: MNSNAGLSPLRGLAKLRDVRTRRFSSYDRTGGNDDRLHIQSGETVTIAQTDGAGIVTHLWVTIACDSPHYHRKIILRAYWDGEDTPSIECPIGDFFGMGHAQTRNYASLPLQMSPQDGKALNCYFPMPFERSMRFTVTSECEDEVRFYYYVDLELHEQLEAGLGRFHAQWRKSTPQGISDEGLTNEEYQFGGVNVDGADNYTIVQAKGHGHYVGCLLSFYSLRRSKDWDWYGEGDDMIFIDGEAGLSVPDAGRRKQVPHEPVYPEIDARAESSPGANDAWPPTLHGTGTEDYFNTAWCPNQEYAAPYHGVIAGGGPNWTDPITLYRFHIEDPVIFKRDLRVTIEHGHANRRGDEMTSVAFWYQAEPHAPFPELPSVKDRLPAFRNIHEHRE, from the coding sequence ATGAATTCGAATGCCGGTCTTTCTCCTCTTCGTGGGCTTGCCAAACTCCGTGACGTCCGAACGCGGCGTTTCTCCAGTTACGACCGCACCGGAGGAAACGACGACCGACTGCACATCCAAAGCGGAGAGACGGTCACCATTGCCCAGACGGACGGTGCCGGCATCGTCACGCACCTGTGGGTCACCATTGCCTGCGATTCACCGCACTACCACCGCAAGATCATTCTGCGCGCCTACTGGGACGGTGAGGATACCCCCAGCATCGAGTGCCCGATCGGGGATTTCTTCGGAATGGGGCACGCGCAGACGCGCAACTATGCCAGCCTCCCTTTACAGATGAGCCCGCAAGACGGCAAGGCCCTCAACTGCTACTTCCCCATGCCCTTTGAGCGCAGCATGCGCTTCACGGTCACCAGTGAATGCGAGGATGAAGTCCGCTTTTACTACTACGTCGACCTTGAACTCCACGAGCAGCTCGAAGCTGGCCTGGGCCGCTTTCACGCCCAGTGGCGCAAGTCCACTCCTCAAGGGATCAGCGACGAGGGTCTCACCAACGAGGAATACCAGTTCGGGGGCGTCAACGTTGACGGCGCAGACAACTACACCATCGTGCAGGCCAAAGGCCACGGGCATTACGTGGGCTGCCTGCTGTCCTTTTATTCCTTGCGGCGCTCCAAGGACTGGGATTGGTACGGAGAAGGTGACGACATGATTTTCATCGACGGTGAAGCGGGCCTCAGCGTGCCTGACGCCGGACGGCGAAAACAGGTTCCACACGAACCGGTGTACCCGGAAATCGACGCGCGTGCCGAGTCCAGCCCGGGCGCCAACGACGCCTGGCCTCCCACCCTGCACGGCACCGGCACGGAAGATTACTTCAACACGGCCTGGTGTCCCAATCAGGAGTACGCCGCTCCGTATCACGGCGTCATCGCCGGGGGCGGACCGAACTGGACAGACCCCATCACGCTGTACCGCTTTCACATCGAGGACCCGGTGATCTTCAAGCGTGACCTGCGCGTCACCATCGAGCATGGACACGCCAACCGGCGCGGTGATGAGATGACCAGCGTCGCTTTCTGGTACCAGGCCGAGCCTCACGCGCCCTTCCCGGAATTACCTTCCGTGAAAGACCGTCTGCCCGCGTTTCGCAACATTCACGAACACCGCGAGTAA
- a CDS encoding helicase subunit of the DNA excision repair complex — translation MIQHAYLVASGDLRLAANQNCWPAQQRMEEQLTGALARHGVRVTRAHPYDPTERHGFISSQRMGMNVFRDIPKDAPVIVAEAVWQYSYHVLAGLRDHRGPILTVGNWSGEWPGLVGLLNLNGSLTKMNVRYSSLWSEDFSDGYFTEKIQEWLQHGQVTHDTSHAQPLDAHRLPGDARALGETLAARLQHDKAILGVFDEGCMGMYNAIIDDELMNPTGMYKERLSQSGLVAEMRLVTDEEARTALDWLTSRGMTFRFGEDEATELTLRQTLEQLKMYIAAVRIAHRFGCDAIGIQYQQGLKDMAPASDLAEGLLNNPERPPVYHPDTGEELYAAQALPHFNEVDEGAGMDALVTNRIWQALGLEPSTTLHDLRWGEEYDGQFVWVFLISGAAPASHFKGGYAGASSERQPAMYFRLGGGTLKGVSKPGELVWSRVYVQGGQLCADLGLGRALDLPDEEVQRRWQATTPEWPIMNAVLDGVSRNQMMAKHQANHINVAYAPDRETARHALGVKAAMLGALGIHVNLCGDAREVTYAGHVNEAVQ, via the coding sequence ATGATTCAGCACGCCTACCTGGTGGCAAGTGGAGATTTACGTCTCGCCGCCAACCAGAACTGCTGGCCCGCCCAGCAACGCATGGAAGAACAACTCACGGGGGCCCTCGCCCGACACGGCGTGCGTGTCACGCGTGCCCATCCCTACGACCCCACCGAACGGCACGGCTTCATCTCCAGTCAGCGCATGGGCATGAACGTCTTCCGCGACATTCCCAAAGACGCTCCCGTCATCGTCGCCGAAGCCGTCTGGCAGTACAGCTACCACGTGCTTGCCGGTTTGCGTGACCATCGGGGCCCGATCCTCACGGTGGGAAACTGGAGTGGTGAGTGGCCCGGCCTGGTGGGGCTGCTCAACCTCAACGGCAGCCTCACCAAGATGAATGTCCGGTACAGCTCACTGTGGAGCGAAGACTTCAGCGACGGGTACTTCACCGAAAAAATTCAAGAATGGCTGCAGCACGGTCAGGTCACGCACGACACCAGCCACGCACAACCCCTCGACGCCCACAGGCTACCCGGCGACGCGCGAGCACTCGGTGAAACACTCGCCGCGCGACTGCAGCACGACAAGGCCATCCTCGGGGTGTTCGACGAGGGCTGCATGGGCATGTACAACGCCATCATCGACGACGAACTGATGAATCCCACCGGCATGTACAAAGAACGCCTCAGCCAGTCCGGCCTGGTCGCCGAAATGCGCCTCGTCACCGACGAAGAAGCCCGGACGGCGCTTGACTGGCTGACGTCGCGTGGCATGACCTTTCGTTTCGGTGAGGACGAAGCCACCGAACTCACCCTGCGCCAGACGCTCGAGCAACTCAAGATGTACATCGCCGCCGTGCGCATCGCGCACCGGTTCGGGTGCGACGCGATTGGCATTCAGTACCAGCAGGGCCTCAAGGACATGGCGCCCGCCAGTGACCTCGCCGAAGGTCTGCTCAACAACCCCGAGCGGCCCCCGGTCTACCATCCCGACACGGGTGAGGAACTCTACGCCGCTCAGGCCCTGCCACACTTCAACGAAGTTGACGAAGGCGCCGGCATGGACGCGCTTGTCACCAACCGCATCTGGCAGGCACTCGGCCTCGAGCCCTCCACCACCCTGCACGATTTACGCTGGGGTGAAGAGTACGACGGGCAGTTCGTGTGGGTCTTTTTGATCAGCGGTGCCGCGCCCGCATCGCACTTCAAAGGTGGGTACGCGGGCGCGAGCAGCGAACGTCAACCGGCCATGTACTTCCGTCTGGGCGGCGGAACGCTCAAAGGCGTCAGCAAACCCGGCGAGCTGGTCTGGTCACGCGTGTACGTTCAGGGCGGGCAGCTCTGCGCCGACCTCGGTCTGGGACGCGCCCTCGACCTGCCCGATGAAGAAGTGCAGCGCCGCTGGCAGGCCACCACCCCCGAGTGGCCCATCATGAACGCGGTGCTCGATGGCGTCAGTCGAAACCAGATGATGGCGAAACACCAGGCGAACCACATCAACGTCGCGTACGCCCCCGACCGGGAGACGGCCCGTCACGCGCTGGGCGTGAAGGCCGCGATGCTCGGTGCGCTCGGAATTCACGTGAACCTCTGTGGAGACGCGCGGGAGGTCACGTATGCAGGGCACGTGAACGAGGCCGTGCAATGA